The proteins below are encoded in one region of Lactuca sativa cultivar Salinas chromosome 3, Lsat_Salinas_v11, whole genome shotgun sequence:
- the LOC111904587 gene encoding 60S ribosomal protein L35a-3-like: GFRQSKSNQYPNTSLVQIKGVNTKDDVGWYQGKRMAYMYKTKMKKNGSHYRCIWGKVTRRHGSTSIVHAKFTSNLPSKSMGSRVRVFMYPRNI, translated from the exons ggattcagaca GTCGAAGTCGAACCAGTACCCAAATACATCTTTGGTTCAAATTAAAGGAG ttaACACGAAAGACGATGTAGGATGGTATCAAGGGAAACGCATGGCGTACATGTACAAGACAAAGATGAAGAAGAACGGATCACATTACAGGTGTATTTGGGGAAAGGTTACTAGGCGTCATGGTAGCACTAGTATTGTGCATGCTAAGTTCACGTCTAATCTTCCttcaaaatccatg GGATCTAGGGTTAGAGTGTTCATGTACCCAAGAAATATTTAA
- the LOC111904612 gene encoding delta-1-pyrroline-5-carboxylate synthase-like, giving the protein MELHHKLFIVSVQFTAKGRASFDEVFKFCPFKSFTCIRVVGASRTRLRYRKLINKSFAVQQKPQVELDGRACAVVGQNGLMALYDTLFSMLDVTSAQLLMTDNDFRSLEFRKQLTKTMDSLLSLDVLPIFNENDSISTRRAPYEDYSGIFWDDDSLAVLLALELKVDLFVLLSDVDGLYSRPPSDPQSKLIKVDLLVMLSDL; this is encoded by the exons ATGGAATTGCATCACAAACTATTCATTGTATCT gttCAATTTACAGCTAAGGGGAGAGCTTCATTTGATGAAG TGTTTAAATTTTGCCCTTTCAAGTCCTTTACATGTATAAGGGTTGTTGGAGCTAGTAGAACAAGGCTGAGATATAGGAAACTAATCAACAAAAG ttttgcggTTCAGCAGAAACCACAAGTTGAGCTTGATGGAAGGGCATGTGCAGTTGTTGGACAAAATGGTCTTATGGCACTTTATGATACACTATTTAGCATGTTGGATGTGACTTCAGCTCAGCTTCTCATGACTGATAATGACTTTCGGAGTTTAGAATTTAGGAAACAACTTACTAAAACAATGGATTCTTTGTTATCTTTAGATGTTCTTCCTATATTCAATGAGAATGATTCCATTAGCACCCGAAGAGCTCCATATGAG GATTATTCTGGTATATTCTGGGATGATGACAGCTTGGCAGTCTTACTGGCTTTGGAGTTGAAAGTTGATCTTTTTGTGTTGTTAAGTGATGTAGATGGGCTTTATAGTAGGCCTCCTAGTGATCCTCAATCAAAGCTAATCAAAGTTGATCTTCTTGTGATGTTAAGTGATTTATGA